In a genomic window of Streptomyces sp. NBC_01142:
- a CDS encoding cation diffusion facilitator family transporter: protein MGAGHDHGHTHGGPPPTGTAAAAYQGRLRIALTITLGVMVLEIVGGVLSDSLALIADAAHMATDAVGLAMALLAIHFANRPAGRNRTFGFARAEILAALANCLLLIVVGGYLLFEAVQRFITPAETKGGLTIVFALIGLVANMVSLSLLVRGQKESLNVRGAYLEVLADTLGSLTVLVSAGIIVATGWQPADPIASLVIGLMIVPRTWKLLRETLNVLLEAAPKGVDMGEVRAHIVALPGVEDVHDLHAWTITSGMPVLSAHVVVSQDVLDAVGHEKMLHELQGCLGDHFDVEHCTFQLEPVGHAEHEARLCH, encoded by the coding sequence ATGGGGGCTGGGCACGACCACGGGCACACGCACGGCGGGCCGCCGCCGACAGGCACCGCGGCCGCGGCCTACCAGGGGCGGCTGCGCATCGCACTGACCATCACGCTGGGCGTGATGGTCCTGGAGATCGTCGGCGGCGTCCTCTCCGACTCTCTCGCCCTGATCGCCGACGCCGCCCACATGGCGACGGACGCGGTGGGTCTTGCGATGGCACTGCTGGCCATCCACTTCGCCAACCGGCCGGCCGGACGGAACCGCACCTTCGGCTTTGCGCGGGCCGAGATCCTCGCCGCGCTCGCCAACTGCCTGCTGCTGATCGTGGTCGGCGGCTATCTGCTGTTCGAGGCTGTGCAGCGGTTCATCACCCCGGCCGAGACGAAGGGCGGGCTGACCATCGTCTTCGCCCTGATCGGTCTCGTCGCGAACATGGTCTCGCTCTCCCTGCTGGTGCGCGGCCAGAAGGAGAGCCTCAATGTGCGCGGGGCGTATCTGGAGGTGCTGGCGGACACGCTGGGTTCGCTCACGGTTCTGGTCTCGGCGGGAATCATCGTCGCCACCGGCTGGCAGCCGGCCGACCCCATCGCGTCCCTGGTGATCGGCCTGATGATCGTGCCGCGTACGTGGAAGCTGCTGCGCGAGACCCTCAACGTCCTGCTGGAGGCGGCCCCCAAGGGCGTGGACATGGGCGAGGTCCGGGCGCACATAGTGGCCCTGCCCGGCGTGGAGGACGTGCACGATCTGCATGCCTGGACCATCACTTCCGGGATGCCGGTGCTGTCGGCACATGTGGTGGTGAGCCAGGACGTCCTGGACGCGGTCGGCCACGAGAAGATGCTGCACGAACTGCAGGGCTGCCTCGGCGATCACTTCGATGTCGAGCACTGCACCTTCCAGTTGGAGCCCGTAGGTCATGCCGAGCACGAGGCGAGGCTGTGTCACTGA
- the galE gene encoding UDP-glucose 4-epimerase GalE, protein MTWLITGGAGYIGAHVTRTMTAAGERVVVLDDLSSGIAGRLPAEVPLVRGSVLDREVLDRALAEHAVTGVVHLAAKKQVGESVEQPLRYYRENVQGLTVLLEAVVAAGVQRFLFSSSAAVYGVPEMDLIPESAPCEPINPYGETKLTGEWLVRATGRAHSLSTACLRYFNVAGAAQPELADTGVFNIIPMFFDRITRGASPRIFGADYPTPDGTCIRDYIHVADLADAHLAVARALDDQEGPGDLTVNIGRGVGVSVRELADLVGEITGWAGEPVVEPRRPGDAARAVASVELITKQLGWTASREVREMVVSAWDGWRLHHPEAAAE, encoded by the coding sequence ATGACTTGGTTGATCACGGGTGGAGCGGGATATATCGGCGCGCATGTGACGCGAACCATGACAGCGGCAGGAGAGCGGGTCGTCGTCCTCGACGACCTCTCGTCGGGCATTGCCGGGCGGCTGCCCGCCGAGGTTCCGCTGGTGCGCGGGTCGGTGCTGGACCGCGAGGTGCTCGACCGCGCCCTCGCCGAGCACGCCGTCACCGGTGTCGTACATCTCGCGGCGAAGAAGCAGGTCGGGGAGTCCGTCGAGCAGCCGCTGCGCTACTACCGCGAGAACGTGCAGGGGCTGACCGTGCTGCTCGAGGCGGTCGTGGCGGCCGGTGTGCAGCGGTTCCTCTTCTCCTCCTCGGCCGCCGTGTACGGCGTACCGGAGATGGATCTGATTCCCGAGAGCGCCCCGTGCGAGCCGATCAATCCGTACGGCGAGACAAAGCTCACCGGTGAGTGGCTGGTACGGGCCACCGGCCGGGCACACTCCCTGTCCACGGCCTGTCTGCGCTACTTCAATGTGGCGGGCGCCGCACAGCCGGAGCTGGCCGACACCGGCGTGTTCAACATCATCCCGATGTTCTTCGACCGGATCACCCGCGGTGCGTCCCCCCGCATCTTCGGTGCCGACTACCCGACCCCGGACGGCACCTGCATCCGTGACTACATCCATGTCGCGGATCTGGCCGATGCCCATCTCGCGGTTGCCCGCGCGCTGGACGACCAGGAGGGCCCCGGGGATCTGACCGTCAACATCGGGCGCGGGGTCGGCGTCTCGGTGCGCGAGCTCGCCGATCTGGTGGGCGAGATCACGGGCTGGGCCGGGGAGCCGGTGGTCGAGCCGCGCCGTCCCGGCGATGCCGCGAGGGCGGTCGCCTCGGTCGAACTGATCACCAAGCAACTGGGCTGGACGGCTTCGCGCGAGGTGCGCGAGATGGTCGTGTCGGCCTGGGACGGCTGGCGCCTGCACCACCCCGAGGCAGCCGCCGAGTGA
- a CDS encoding DUF5941 domain-containing protein, which yields MSTAILTGPPVPGSSLEGDLRSLGFDVRVAAGPDDTAALIAAVPGADRVAVVDPRFVGHIHALRLALTDPRFPAAAVPGALTVQPDARTALTRAMPAAAGEGTPSGAASAASGATADAAGGAADDGDTLSAVQAAVWPGTLPGADTGTQVLPDALADALDADGTAVHRPELGSLVATVPGDPQARNEARQAVSAVDDEAVRLRSAVKARDGFFTTFCISPYSRYLARWCARRGLTPNQVTTASLLTALIAAGSAATGTRGGYVAAGLLLLFSFVLDCTDGQLARYSLQYSTMGAWLDATFDRAKEYAYYAGLALGAARSGDDVWALALGAMILQTCRHVVDFSFNEANHDATANTSPTAALSDKLDSVGWTVWVRRMIVLPIGERWAMIAVLTAVTTPRIVFYALLTGCALAAFYTTAGRVLRSLTRRARRTDRAAQALADLADSGPLAESVARALRKKAPGLPGLIPLAAAVAGAAALVVTAAFTDYGTVWTALAAAVYVVTSGIAVARPLKGALDWLVPPVFRAAEYGTVLVLAAHAEVNGALPAAFGLVAAVAYHHYDTVYRIRGGTGAPPRWLVRAIGGHEGRILAVALLAVLLNNSDFTIALAALAVAVALVVLVESIRFWVSSGAPAVHDEGEPA from the coding sequence CTGTCGACCGCCATCCTCACCGGTCCGCCAGTACCCGGATCGTCGCTCGAGGGCGATCTGCGGTCGCTGGGCTTTGACGTACGGGTCGCCGCCGGACCCGATGACACTGCCGCACTGATCGCCGCCGTACCGGGCGCCGACCGGGTGGCCGTCGTCGACCCCCGGTTCGTCGGGCACATCCACGCCCTGCGCCTGGCGCTGACGGACCCCCGCTTCCCGGCGGCCGCGGTCCCCGGCGCCCTGACGGTGCAGCCCGACGCCCGGACTGCGCTGACCCGCGCCATGCCGGCCGCGGCGGGCGAGGGCACCCCGTCCGGGGCCGCATCCGCGGCTTCCGGTGCCACCGCCGATGCGGCGGGCGGCGCGGCCGACGACGGCGACACCCTGTCGGCCGTCCAGGCCGCGGTGTGGCCCGGAACCCTCCCCGGCGCGGACACCGGGACGCAGGTGCTGCCCGACGCGCTCGCGGACGCTCTCGACGCCGACGGCACCGCTGTGCACCGGCCCGAGCTGGGGTCGCTCGTCGCGACCGTGCCCGGTGACCCCCAGGCCCGCAACGAGGCCCGTCAGGCCGTCAGCGCGGTCGACGACGAAGCCGTACGGCTGCGCTCCGCGGTCAAGGCCCGCGACGGCTTCTTCACCACCTTCTGCATCAGCCCGTACTCGCGTTACCTCGCCCGCTGGTGCGCGCGCCGCGGACTGACCCCGAACCAGGTCACCACCGCCTCGCTGCTCACCGCGCTGATCGCGGCCGGCAGCGCGGCCACCGGCACCCGGGGCGGCTATGTCGCGGCCGGCCTGCTGCTGCTCTTCTCCTTCGTCCTGGACTGCACCGACGGGCAGCTCGCCCGCTACTCGCTGCAGTACTCCACGATGGGCGCCTGGCTGGACGCGACCTTCGACCGTGCCAAGGAGTACGCCTACTACGCGGGCCTCGCCCTCGGCGCAGCCCGCAGCGGCGACGACGTATGGGCGCTCGCGCTCGGCGCGATGATCCTCCAGACCTGCCGGCACGTCGTCGACTTCTCCTTCAACGAGGCGAACCACGACGCGACCGCGAACACGAGCCCCACCGCCGCGCTCTCCGACAAACTCGACAGCGTCGGCTGGACGGTCTGGGTGCGCCGGATGATAGTGCTGCCGATCGGCGAACGCTGGGCGATGATCGCGGTGCTCACCGCCGTGACCACCCCCCGGATCGTCTTCTACGCGCTCCTGACCGGCTGCGCACTCGCCGCCTTCTACACCACGGCCGGCCGCGTCCTGCGCTCCCTCACCCGCAGGGCACGGCGCACCGACCGTGCCGCACAGGCGCTCGCGGACCTTGCCGACTCCGGCCCGCTTGCCGAGAGCGTCGCACGTGCCCTCAGGAAGAAAGCCCCGGGGCTCCCCGGGCTCATACCTCTCGCCGCCGCCGTGGCCGGCGCCGCCGCCCTCGTGGTCACGGCCGCCTTCACCGACTACGGCACCGTCTGGACGGCGCTCGCCGCCGCGGTGTACGTCGTCACCTCGGGCATCGCCGTCGCCCGCCCCCTCAAGGGCGCCCTCGACTGGCTCGTCCCGCCGGTGTTCCGGGCCGCCGAATACGGCACCGTCCTGGTGCTCGCGGCTCACGCCGAGGTGAACGGGGCATTGCCCGCAGCCTTCGGGCTGGTGGCCGCTGTCGCCTACCATCACTACGACACGGTGTACCGCATACGCGGCGGTACGGGGGCGCCGCCACGCTGGCTGGTGCGGGCGATCGGCGGACACGAAGGACGGATCCTGGCAGTCGCGCTGCTCGCTGTCCTGCTCAACAACTCGGACTTCACCATCGCGCTGGCGGCCCTTGCTGTGGCCGTCGCACTCGTGGTGCTCGTCGAGAGCATCCGCTTCTGGGTGTCCTCCGGAGCACCCGCCGTACATGACGAAGGAGAACCCGCATGA
- a CDS encoding phosphocholine cytidylyltransferase family protein, which translates to MIGLVLAAGAGRRLRPYTDTLPKALVPVDGDTTVLDLTLGNFAEIGLTEAAIVVGYRKEAVYARKAELESTYGLKLTLVDNDKAEEWNNAYSLWCAREVLKQGVILANGDTVHPVSVEKTLLAARGNGQKIILALDTVKHLADEEMKVITEGDRGLGGVKRITKLMDPATATGEYIGVTLIEPEAAEELADALKTTFERDPDLYYEDGYQELVNRGFTVDVAPIGDVTWVEIDNHDDLAKGREIACQY; encoded by the coding sequence ATGATCGGCCTCGTACTGGCAGCCGGTGCCGGAAGGCGCCTGCGCCCCTACACCGACACGCTCCCGAAGGCCCTCGTGCCCGTCGACGGCGATACCACCGTCCTCGACCTCACCCTGGGTAACTTCGCGGAGATCGGGCTCACCGAGGCCGCCATCGTCGTCGGCTACCGCAAGGAGGCCGTCTACGCGCGCAAGGCGGAGCTGGAGTCCACCTACGGCCTCAAGCTCACCCTCGTCGACAACGACAAGGCCGAGGAGTGGAACAACGCGTACTCCCTGTGGTGCGCCCGTGAGGTCCTCAAGCAGGGCGTCATCCTCGCCAACGGCGACACCGTGCACCCGGTCTCCGTCGAGAAGACCCTGCTCGCCGCCCGCGGCAACGGCCAGAAGATCATCCTTGCCCTCGACACGGTGAAGCATCTCGCCGACGAGGAGATGAAGGTCATCACCGAGGGCGACCGCGGCTTGGGAGGCGTGAAGCGCATCACCAAGCTGATGGACCCGGCCACCGCCACCGGCGAGTACATCGGTGTCACCCTCATCGAGCCCGAGGCCGCGGAGGAGCTCGCCGACGCGCTGAAGACCACCTTCGAGCGCGATCCCGACCTCTACTACGAGGACGGCTACCAGGAGCTCGTGAACCGCGGCTTCACCGTGGACGTGGCCCCCATCGGCGATGTCACCTGGGTCGAGATCGACAACCATGACGACCTCGCGAAGGGCCGTGAGATCGCGTGCCAGTACTGA
- a CDS encoding iron-containing alcohol dehydrogenase family protein, whose amino-acid sequence MPVLTRLIPSPVVVDIARGALDDLAGLLADQRISSSGKLAIAISGGSGQALREKLSPVLPGAAWYEVADGTIDSAVKLADDIKGKRYDAVVGLGGGKIIDVAKYAAARVGLPMVAVATNLSHDGICSPVSILDNDNGRGSYGVPTPIAMVIDLDVIRDAPVRFIRSGIGDAISNISAIADWELSHRINGEQVDGLAAAMARTAGEAVLRHPGGVGDDEFLTVLSESLVLSGIAMSISGDTRPSSGACHEISHAFDLLHPKRSALHGEQVGLGAAFAMHLRGAREESGLFADVLRRHGLPVLPEEIGFSIDEFVNAVEYAPQTRPGRFTILEHLDLSADHIRDAYADYVKTISS is encoded by the coding sequence GTGCCAGTACTGACCCGGCTCATCCCGTCGCCGGTCGTCGTCGACATCGCCCGCGGTGCCCTGGACGATCTGGCCGGCCTCCTGGCCGACCAGCGGATCTCCTCCTCCGGCAAGCTGGCGATCGCTATCAGCGGCGGCTCCGGCCAGGCGCTGCGCGAGAAGCTCTCCCCGGTGCTCCCGGGCGCCGCGTGGTACGAGGTCGCCGACGGCACCATCGACTCCGCGGTCAAGCTCGCCGACGACATAAAGGGCAAGCGGTACGACGCCGTGGTCGGCCTCGGCGGCGGCAAGATCATCGACGTGGCGAAGTACGCCGCGGCCCGGGTCGGCCTGCCGATGGTGGCTGTTGCGACGAATCTCTCGCACGACGGCATCTGCTCCCCGGTGTCCATCCTGGACAACGACAACGGCCGCGGCTCCTACGGCGTCCCCACGCCCATCGCCATGGTCATCGACCTCGATGTGATCCGCGACGCACCGGTCCGGTTCATCCGTTCCGGCATCGGCGACGCGATCTCCAACATCTCGGCGATCGCGGACTGGGAGCTTTCCCACCGGATCAACGGCGAGCAGGTCGACGGACTGGCCGCCGCCATGGCCCGTACCGCCGGCGAGGCCGTTCTGCGCCACCCCGGCGGGGTCGGCGACGACGAGTTCCTCACCGTGCTCTCCGAGTCGCTCGTGCTGTCCGGCATCGCGATGTCGATCAGCGGAGACACCCGGCCCTCGTCCGGTGCCTGTCATGAGATCAGTCACGCCTTCGACCTGCTCCACCCCAAGCGCAGTGCGCTCCACGGTGAGCAGGTCGGCCTGGGCGCCGCCTTCGCGATGCATCTGCGCGGCGCCCGCGAGGAGTCGGGCCTCTTCGCCGACGTACTGCGCAGACACGGCCTGCCGGTGCTCCCCGAGGAAATCGGGTTCAGCATCGACGAGTTCGTCAACGCAGTGGAGTACGCACCGCAGACCCGCCCGGGACGCTTCACGATCCTGGAGCACCTCGACCTGTCCGCAGACCACATCAGGGACGCTTACGCCGACTATGTCAAGACCATCAGTAGCTGA
- a CDS encoding CDP-alcohol phosphatidyltransferase family protein yields the protein MSRPSVAELRPVVHPDGVKDRRSGEHWAGRMYMREISLHIDPYLVNTKITPNQLTYLMVVVGVLGGAALLIPGLTGAILAVVLFQIYLLLDCVDGEVARWRGQTSITGVYLDRIGHYLCEAALLVGFGIRGADVFHQEGTTNWLWAFLGTVAALGAILIKAETDLVDVARQRSGLPAVKDEASVPRSSGLALARRAAAALKFHRLVGGIEASLFILVVAIIDTIQGDLFFTRLGIAVLAGIAVVQTLLHLVSILASSRLK from the coding sequence ATGTCAAGACCATCAGTAGCTGAACTCCGTCCGGTCGTTCACCCCGACGGTGTCAAGGACCGGCGCAGCGGAGAGCACTGGGCCGGGCGCATGTACATGCGAGAGATCTCGCTGCACATCGACCCGTACCTGGTGAACACCAAGATCACCCCCAACCAGCTCACCTACCTCATGGTCGTGGTGGGCGTGCTGGGCGGCGCGGCCCTGCTGATCCCGGGACTGACCGGCGCGATCCTCGCGGTGGTGCTCTTCCAGATCTACCTCCTGCTCGACTGCGTCGACGGAGAGGTCGCCCGCTGGCGCGGCCAGACCTCGATCACCGGCGTCTATCTCGACCGGATCGGCCACTACCTCTGCGAGGCGGCCCTGCTGGTCGGCTTCGGCATCCGCGGCGCCGATGTCTTCCACCAGGAGGGCACCACCAACTGGCTGTGGGCCTTCCTCGGTACGGTCGCCGCGCTCGGCGCGATCCTGATCAAGGCCGAGACCGACCTGGTCGACGTGGCCCGTCAGCGCAGCGGTCTGCCCGCCGTCAAGGACGAGGCATCCGTGCCCCGGTCCTCCGGTCTGGCGCTGGCCCGCCGTGCCGCGGCCGCGCTGAAGTTCCACCGGCTCGTCGGCGGGATCGAGGCCAGCCTCTTCATCCTGGTCGTGGCGATCATCGACACGATCCAGGGCGACCTGTTCTTCACCCGCCTCGGTATCGCGGTCCTCGCCGGCATCGCGGTCGTCCAGACGCTGCTGCACCTGGTCTCCATCCTGGCGTCGAGCAGGCTCAAATGA
- a CDS encoding glycosyltransferase family 2 protein codes for MKLGAVVITMGNRPDDLRALLDSVAKQDGDPIEVVVVGNGTPVTGVPEGVRTVDLPENLGIPGGRNVGIEAFGPSGSAVDALLFLDDDGLLPNSDTATLVREAFDADPGLGIVSFRIADPETGLTQRRHVPRLRASDPMRSSRVTTFLGGANAVRTKVLAEVGSLPDEFFYAHEETDLAWRALDAGWAIDYRSDMVLFHPTLPPSRHAVYHRMVARNRVWVARRNLPAPLIPVYLGVWVLLTLARRPTMPALKAWFGGFKEGMRTPCGPRRPMRWRTVWRLTRLGRPPVI; via the coding sequence ATGAAGCTGGGTGCCGTCGTCATCACGATGGGCAACCGGCCGGACGATCTGCGTGCCCTCCTGGACTCGGTCGCCAAGCAGGACGGCGACCCGATCGAGGTGGTCGTCGTCGGCAACGGCACCCCGGTGACCGGTGTCCCCGAGGGCGTACGGACCGTGGACCTGCCCGAGAACCTGGGCATCCCCGGTGGCCGAAACGTCGGCATCGAGGCCTTCGGCCCGTCCGGCTCGGCCGTCGACGCCCTGCTCTTCCTCGACGACGACGGTCTGCTGCCGAACTCCGACACCGCCACGCTGGTGCGCGAGGCCTTCGACGCCGACCCGGGGCTGGGCATCGTCAGCTTCCGGATCGCCGACCCGGAGACCGGGCTCACCCAGCGCCGCCACGTCCCGCGGCTGCGCGCCTCCGACCCCATGCGCTCCTCGCGGGTGACGACCTTCCTCGGCGGCGCCAATGCCGTACGGACCAAGGTCCTCGCCGAGGTCGGCTCGCTGCCGGACGAGTTCTTCTACGCCCATGAGGAGACCGACCTAGCCTGGCGGGCACTGGACGCCGGATGGGCGATCGACTACCGCTCGGACATGGTGCTGTTCCACCCGACACTGCCCCCGTCCCGGCACGCGGTCTACCACCGCATGGTGGCCCGCAACCGGGTCTGGGTCGCGCGCCGGAATCTGCCCGCGCCGCTGATCCCCGTCTACCTGGGGGTCTGGGTGCTCCTCACGCTCGCCCGGCGACCTACGATGCCCGCGCTGAAGGCCTGGTTCGGAGGTTTCAAGGAGGGTATGCGCACACCTTGTGGACCCCGCCGCCCCATGAGGTGGCGTACGGTATGGCGGCTTACCCGGCTGGGCCGACCTCCTGTCATCTGA
- a CDS encoding ABC transporter permease encodes MSDTTHDGAIAMSPTPSADDGLSPAELAAKYGLSVSGARPGLVQYVRQLWGRRHFILAFSQAKLTAQYSQAKLGQLWQVATPLLNALVYFLIFGLILEASKGMPTHIYIPFLVTGVFVFTFTQSSVMAGVRAISNNLGLVRALHFPRASLPISFALQQLQQLLFSMIVLVVIVVAFGSYPTWSWLLIVPALALQFVFNTGLALIMARLGSKTPDLAQLMPFIMRTWLYASGVMFSIPVMLADKPAWIADVLMYNPAAIYMDLIRFALIDGYGAENLPSHVWGAGLIWAALIGCAGFVYFWKAEERYGRG; translated from the coding sequence GTGAGTGACACAACCCACGACGGTGCCATCGCGATGAGCCCTACGCCATCCGCTGACGACGGCCTGTCCCCGGCGGAGCTCGCCGCCAAGTACGGCCTGTCGGTGAGTGGTGCCCGACCGGGGCTTGTCCAGTACGTCCGGCAGCTCTGGGGCCGCCGCCACTTCATCCTGGCCTTCTCGCAGGCCAAGCTGACGGCCCAGTACAGCCAGGCCAAGCTCGGCCAGCTGTGGCAGGTGGCGACCCCCCTGCTCAACGCGCTCGTCTACTTCCTGATCTTCGGGTTGATCCTCGAGGCCAGCAAGGGAATGCCGACGCACATCTACATCCCGTTCCTGGTGACGGGTGTGTTCGTCTTCACCTTCACCCAGAGCTCGGTGATGGCGGGTGTCCGGGCGATCTCGAACAACCTCGGGCTGGTGCGCGCGCTGCACTTCCCGCGGGCCTCGCTGCCGATCTCCTTCGCGCTGCAGCAGCTCCAGCAACTGCTGTTCTCCATGATCGTGCTGGTGGTGATCGTGGTCGCCTTCGGCAGCTACCCCACCTGGTCCTGGCTGCTCATCGTGCCCGCGCTCGCGCTGCAGTTCGTGTTCAACACCGGCCTGGCCCTGATCATGGCGCGACTGGGCTCCAAGACTCCGGACCTTGCACAGCTGATGCCCTTCATCATGCGTACGTGGCTGTACGCGTCGGGCGTCATGTTCTCCATCCCGGTGATGCTGGCGGACAAGCCGGCCTGGATCGCCGATGTACTCATGTACAACCCGGCGGCCATCTACATGGACCTCATCCGCTTTGCCCTGATCGACGGCTACGGCGCCGAGAACCTGCCGTCGCACGTCTGGGGTGCCGGCCTGATCTGGGCGGCCCTGATCGGCTGCGCAGGCTTTGTGTACTTCTGGAAGGCTGAGGAGCGGTACGGCCGTGGCTGA
- a CDS encoding ABC transporter ATP-binding protein — MADEKNDRNAGDARIPTVIADDVHIVYRVNAGSGGKGSATAALSRILRRDKGESRGVRKVHAVRGVTFTAYRGEAIGLIGTNGSGKSTLLRAIAGLLPAESGKVYTDGQPSLLGVNAALMNDLTGERNVILGGLAMGMSREEIRERYQQIVDFSGINEKGDFITLPMRTYSSGMAARLRFSIAAAKDHDVLMIDEALATGDRRFQIRSEQRIRELRKEAGTVFLVSHSNKSIRDTCDRVLWLEKGELLMDGPTDEVIKAYEKETGK; from the coding sequence GTGGCTGACGAAAAGAACGACCGAAACGCCGGTGACGCCCGCATCCCCACGGTCATCGCCGACGATGTGCACATCGTCTACCGGGTCAACGCCGGCAGCGGCGGCAAGGGCAGCGCGACCGCGGCCCTGAGCCGGATACTGCGCCGGGACAAGGGCGAGTCGCGGGGTGTGCGCAAGGTGCACGCGGTCCGGGGCGTCACCTTCACGGCGTACCGCGGCGAGGCGATCGGCCTGATCGGGACCAACGGCTCCGGCAAGTCGACCCTGCTGCGGGCCATCGCGGGCCTGCTGCCCGCGGAGAGCGGCAAGGTCTACACCGACGGCCAGCCCTCCCTGCTGGGTGTGAACGCCGCGCTCATGAACGATCTGACGGGCGAGCGCAACGTCATACTCGGCGGCCTGGCCATGGGAATGTCGCGCGAGGAGATCCGCGAGCGCTACCAGCAGATCGTCGACTTCTCGGGAATCAACGAGAAGGGCGACTTCATCACCCTTCCGATGCGTACGTACTCCTCCGGCATGGCGGCCAGGCTCCGGTTCTCCATCGCCGCCGCCAAGGACCACGACGTCCTGATGATCGACGAGGCGCTCGCGACCGGTGACCGGAGGTTCCAGATCCGCTCCGAGCAGCGCATCCGTGAGCTGCGCAAGGAGGCCGGCACGGTCTTCCTGGTCAGCCACAGCAACAAGTCGATCAGGGACACCTGTGACCGCGTCCTGTGGCTGGAGAAGGGCGAACTCCTGATGGACGGCCCGACGGACGAGGTCATCAAGGCGTACGAGAAGGAGACCGGCAAGTAG
- the hpnC gene encoding squalene synthase HpnC, translating into MTGTRQARAETSARATLDKASGENFPVAPFFLPRAWRDDLMAVYGYARLVDDIGDGDLAPGGADARHLGVDPVYGDDPSVLLDAFEADLRRVFDGTPRHPLLRTLRPTVRRRSLTPAPFLGLIEANRQDQHVRRYETYDDLLSYCELSANPVGRLVLQITGTASPERVRRSDAVCTALQIIEHLQDVAEDLERDRIYLPAEDMLRFHVTESDLAARTGGASVRALVAYEAERARELLNEGTPLVGSVHGRLRLLLAGFVAGGRAALHAIAAAGHDVLPGPPKRTKANLLREVGAVLRRARREG; encoded by the coding sequence GTGACGGGCACCCGGCAGGCGCGCGCCGAGACCTCCGCGCGCGCCACACTCGACAAGGCATCCGGTGAGAACTTCCCGGTGGCCCCGTTCTTCCTGCCACGCGCCTGGCGCGACGACCTGATGGCGGTGTACGGCTACGCCCGCCTCGTCGACGACATCGGTGACGGCGACCTCGCGCCCGGCGGCGCCGACGCCCGGCACCTCGGCGTCGACCCCGTGTACGGCGACGATCCCTCCGTCCTGCTCGACGCCTTCGAGGCCGATCTGCGGCGCGTCTTCGATGGCACGCCGCGGCACCCCCTGCTGCGGACCCTCCGGCCGACCGTGCGCCGCCGCTCGCTCACCCCGGCCCCCTTCCTCGGCCTGATCGAGGCCAACCGCCAGGACCAGCACGTACGCCGCTACGAGACCTACGACGATCTCCTCTCCTACTGCGAGCTGTCCGCCAACCCCGTCGGCCGACTGGTGCTGCAGATCACCGGGACGGCCAGCCCCGAGCGCGTGCGCCGCTCCGACGCCGTCTGTACGGCGCTCCAGATCATCGAGCACCTCCAGGACGTGGCCGAGGACCTGGAGCGCGACCGGATCTATCTCCCCGCCGAGGACATGCTGCGGTTCCATGTCACCGAGTCCGACCTGGCCGCCCGGACCGGGGGCGCATCGGTGCGCGCACTGGTCGCGTACGAAGCCGAACGCGCCCGCGAGCTGCTGAATGAAGGCACGCCGCTGGTGGGTAGCGTCCACGGCAGGCTGCGGCTGCTGCTCGCCGGTTTTGTGGCCGGAGGGCGCGCCGCCCTCCACGCGATCGCGGCCGCCGGACACGACGTACTACCCGGACCGCCCAAGCGCACCAAGGCGAATCTGCTGCGTGAAGTGGGAGCTGTCTTGCGAAGAGCGCGTAGAGAGGGGTGA